A part of Aspergillus flavus chromosome 1, complete sequence genomic DNA contains:
- a CDS encoding cation transporter: MHIFVYPVVITMRSSNVYEERSLGIYAGETTPKSNHQQEKPPKTVPSSRLYFVKQQLHVQLAYDIWWLALAVIIISIVEAGSFTRDPVVYSVFNIIFETISAYGYVGITTGLPDQAYSFSGGWYSLSKVVLRAAMLRGRHRSLPMAIDKAIVLPGDYLERVEEEDAYIRMERSLEQGHGNV; this comes from the coding sequence ATGCATATATTTGTTTATCCCGTGGTGATTACTATGCGCAGCTCCAACGTGTACGAAGAGCGAAGCCTAGGGATCTACGCTGGAGAGACGACTCCAAAATCTAATCACCAACAAGAAAAGCCGCCAAAGACCGTGCCCTCCAGTCGACTTTACTTTGTCAAACAGCAGCTCCATGTCCAATTAGCGTATGACATATGGTGGCTCGCACTAGCGGTGATCATCATATCCATTGTCGAAGCGGGAAGTTTCACTCGAGATCCAGTTGTATACTCTGTCTTTAATATCATCTTCGAGACTATCAGTGCCTACGGATATGTGGGAATTACCACCGGGCTCCCGGACCAGGCATATAGTTTCTCGGGTGGCTGGTACTCTCTGAGTAAGGTGGTTCTTCGTGCTGCGATGCTCCGCGGTAGACACCGTAGTCTACCGATGGCTATTGATAAGGCCATCGTGTTACCTGGGGACTATCTGGAGcgggtggaagaggaggatgctTATATCCGAATGGAGCGCTCTTTGGAACAGGGACATGGCAATGTGTAG